In the Nicotiana tabacum cultivar K326 chromosome 16, ASM71507v2, whole genome shotgun sequence genome, one interval contains:
- the LOC142170464 gene encoding uncharacterized protein LOC142170464, with amino-acid sequence MEKEMLAVVFAFDKFMSYLIGSKVIVYTDHAAIRYLIEKKESKPCLIRWVLLLQEFDLEIRDRKGTENQVVDHLLRLEGDEKKVEVEDITETFPNEQLLAMTMEEAPWYADIANYLASAKVLESGLYWPTLFKDDHVWVKSCDEYQRTGNISRRHEMPMTTIQEVEVFDIWGIDFMGPFVSSYGNKYILVAVDYVSKWVKVVALLTNDAKVAIGFQKKNIFTRFGTPRAILRPFRVLQMFPSRAIELKSEDGTNKFTVNGQRLKHYLGMANKKGDREIIMLEEPQYVNEE; translated from the exons ATGGAAAAGGAGATGTTGGCTGTCGTTTTTGCATTCGACAAATTCATGTCATACTTGATTGGCTCAAAAGTTATTGTTTACACTGACCATGCAGCAATTAGGTACCTGATAGAAAAAAAGGAGTCAAAGCCATGCTTGATTCGCTGGGTTCTTCTGTTACAAGAATTCGATCTGGAGATACGTGACAGAAAAGGGACAGAGAACCAAGTGGTTGACCACCTCTTAAGGTTAGAAGGAGATGAAAAGAAGGTAGAGGTTGAGGATATAACAGAGACATTCCCGAATGAACAGTTACTAGCAATGACAATGGAGGAGGCACCGTGGTACGCTGACATTgctaattatttagcaagtg CTAAGGTGTTGGAGTCGGGCTTGTATTGGCCAACTCTGTTCAAGGATGACCATGTTTGGGTCAAAAGTTGCGATGAATACCAAAGGACAGGCAACATATCTCGCAGACACGAGATGCCAATGaccacaattcaagaggtggaggtTTTTGACATATGGGGGATCGACTTCATGGGGCCATTTGTCAGCTCGTATGGTAACAAGTACATATTGGTAGCAGTTGACTACGTCTCCAAGTGGGTCAAAGTAGTGGCTCTTCTGACCAATGATGCTAAAGTGGCAATAGGCTTTCAAAAGAAGAACATTTTCACACGTTTTGGCACCCCAAGAGCTATACTCA GACCCTTCAGAGTGCTGCAAATGTTCCCAAGTAGAGCTATTGAGCTTAAATCAGAGGATGGGACAAATAAGTTCACAGTGAATGGTCAgaggttgaaacattaccttggaatggCAAATAAGAAAGGGGACAGAGAGATAATAATGTTGGAAGAGCCCCAGTATGTGAATGAGGAGTGA
- the LOC142170465 gene encoding uncharacterized protein LOC142170465 → MVEIRGMLQQLIGINDKEQEVAQASKETTPATPVPLEVDEPAELTEVVVEHGQDEKGKAKDLSTVTLMQTCSAVVTRPMAQKMSDPGSFTIPCTIGSYAFANALCDLGASINLMPLAIYTKLGIDRARLTSMLLQLADRMVKRPTGILDNVLVQVGKFVFPADFVILDCQVNGEIPIILGSPFLATGRALIDCETGELKMRLNDEEVIFNVQQSMRRPSEYANYSLVEAVDVILHEDDVTLTVKDPLEVCLTNLEEMDGEGLAEWVMALEGQGFWKGEPQFESLELEKRATPPAKPSVKEPPKMELKPLLAHLRLAFEELKKRLVNAPIIVVPN, encoded by the exons ATGGTAGAGATTAGGGGTATGCTTCAGCAACTTATTGGGATAAATG ACAAAGAGCAGGAAGTTGCACAAGCCAGCAAAGAGACTACGCCAGCCACTCCAGTTCCACTAGAGGTAGATGAACCAGCAGAACTTACTGAAGTGGTGGTTGAACATGGTCAGGATGAAAAGGGTAAAGCTAAG gacctatCCACAGTAACTCTGATGCAGACCTGCAGCGCAGTAGTGACAAGACCCATGGCTCAAAAGATGTCTGACCCAGGTAGCTTTactattccatgcactattgggagtTATGCCTTTGCAAATGCATTATGTGACTTAGGAgccagcataaatttgatgcctctGGCTATATACACCAAACTGGGCATTGACAGAGCTAGGCTGACTTCGATGCTGTTGCAACTGGCTGACCGCATGGTTAAAAGGCCAACTGGGATTCTTGATAATGTGTTGGTACAAGTGGGGAAGtttgtgtttcctgcagactttgttattctggattgtcagGTAAATGGGGAGATACCTATCATTTTAGGGAGTCCATTCTTAGCCACTGGGAGAGCACTGATCGATTGTGAAACTGGGGAATTAAAAATGAGGTTGAACGATGAAGAAGTCATATTCAACGTTCAGCAATCCATGAGGAGACCCAGTGAATATGCTAATTACTCCCTAGTAGAGGCAGTGGATGTGATCCTGCACGAAGATGATGTGACCCTGACTGTTAAAGATCCATTAGAGGTCTGTCTGACAAATTTAGAGGAGATGGATGGTGAAGGGTTAGCTGAGTGGGTCATGGCACTTGAAGGCCAAGGATTCTGGAAAGGGGAACCTCAGTTCGAGTCCCTTGAGTTAGAAAAAAGGGCTACACCTCCAGCAAAGCCATCAGTAAAGGAACCACCCAAGATGGAGCTGAAACCGCTCCTAGCTCACCTCAG gttggcatttgaggagttgaagaagaGATTGGTGAATGCACCCATCATTGTTGTACCCAACTAG
- the LOC107767163 gene encoding uncharacterized protein LOC107767163 gives MMRSSSPPHSGGGSGACSVGGGGLNYIEHQVSKFDTLPGVAIKYGVEVADIKRLNGLVSDLQMFALKTLQIPLHGRHPPSPVVSNGQDAHGPSSSEKTPSSNRYPDLFGSFQSLKLKSSSQPRVSHYGGPKPEIQKLASEGFEMAVYRKGVSHYLEDGPFFKSTPHSNPPLSLHRKCKSVANDMSENGVLGNHLSQDSTENGSDRWFEKFSRRRQKSEADFSSRTPEVLLKKDNNSGSGFSAVAGKGLALRPKSASRTLSGPDTEASSINPIPMALNDSLLNESTSVRKSSSTSSLQDSDSSGTLSSLWTTTKWNLKPDFQAISAAAITKPIFDSLPKPITARKSKTAVD, from the exons ATGATGAGGTCATCATCTCCGCCGCATTCTGGTGGTGGTAGCGGTGCTTGTAGTGTCGGTGGAGGAGGATTGAATTATATTGAACACCAAGTTTCAAAATTTGATACGCTTCCTGGTGTAGCAATCAAATATGGCGTTgag GTAGCTGATATTAAGAGGTTGAATGGGCTGGTTTCAGACCTCCAAATGTTTGCTCTAAAGACACTTCAAATACCATTACACGGGAGGCATCCACCATCACCCGTAGTGTCAAATGGCCAAGACGCCCATGG ACCAAGCAGCTCTGAGAAGACTCCCTCGAGCAATCGATACCCTGATTTGTTTGGTTCATTTCAATCCCTAAAATTGAAGTCTTCCTCCCAGCCAAGAGTTTCACATTATGGTGGTCCTAAACCGGAAATTCAGAAACTTGCATCTGAAGGTTTTGAGATGGCTGTCTATCGGAAAGGAGTATCACATTATTTAGAAGATGGACCGTTTTTCAAGTCAACTCCTCATTCTAATCCACCACTCAGTCTTCATAGAAAATGTAAAAGCGTAGCTAATGATATGTCAGAGAATGGAGTTCTGGGCAATCATTTGTCACAAGATAGCACAGAAAATGGCTCGGATAGATGGTTCGAGAAATTCTCAAGAAGGCGTCAAAAATCTGAGGCTGATTTCAGTTCTCGCACCCCAGAAGTACTGTTGAAGAAAGATAATAACAGTGGCAGCGGGTTTTCTGCCGTTgctgggaaaggtttggctttgcGACCTAAGTCAGCTAGTCGAACTCTCTCTGGACCAGATACTGAAGCAAGTTCAATAAATCCTATCCCTATGGCATTGAATGATTCTTTACTAAACGAAAGTACTAGTGTCAGGAAGTCATCAAGTACATCGAGTTTGCAAGATTCAGATAGTAGCGGCACATTATCTTCCCTGTGGACAACAACGAAGTGGAATTTGAAGCCAGATTTTCAGGCAATTTCTGCTGCAGCAATTACCAAACCGATCTTTGATAGCCTTCCTAAACCAATTACTGCGCGAAAAAGCAAGACTGCTGTTGATTAG